The DNA window TTTGTATTGTTGGTTTTTCTTTTCCCCATGGTGGTGTCGGCAACTCATGTTGCCGTGTTGGAAACTGTGGCCGCCAAGGAATCTCAGGTGAGTGTCCAGGAATGCCGTTACATGACGGATGAACTGCGCAACGCCGCCCTAAAAGTGCTCCCTGCCGAACAGAACTACACGATTATGACTCGAGAGAACATCTCCGTCATGTTGCCGCCCGGTACAAAAATCGAGGACTGTGAGGGGGAATGTCTCGCAGAAACGGGTCGTAAGATTGCCGCCGACTATGTGGTTCAGGCCCATATTGCTGTTTTCGGTGGACAGCTTTCCCTCACGGCGGAACTTTACGCAACCGCTTCCGGCAAACTGGTTGGCAGCTTTACGGGTCGTGGGGATAACGTGAATGCTCTGCTCCAGCTGATTCAGGAACAGTCCTACGAATTTTTCAAGAAGATTAAACAGAACGTGAGTGGATTTGGTGGCGGTTTTGGTTTCATACAGGACTATTCCGCCTTTGCGGTGGATAAGAAAAAGTCCTTTGTGATCAACGTGGTGACAGAACCTGCAGGTGCTGCCCTCAGTATTGATGGCCGTCCCATTTCCAAGTGTACCAGCACCCCCTGTAAGATTCAGGTGGAAGAAGGCGAACACCGTTTTTTGGTGGTGAAAGATCGCTATGAGGACGGTGGTGCTGCGGTAATAGTGTCTGAAAATGATCAGAAAGTTATCTTGAAATTGTCTCCTGCATTTGGGTTCTTGAAATTAGATCCTGCCTATCCAGATTTGATGGGTAATGATCGTGAATTAGAAATGCGAGTAGATGATTCTATTGTTTCAAGGAATGAAATGGAACTTGGACTTGGTATGCATAAGGTTCGCATAGATCATTCCTGCTATGATCCCATGGAATTTGAGGCGATGATCGTTAAGGATCAGCACTATGTATTTAACGGGGCATTGACTCGTGGAGTTAGTGGATTGTCGCTGAATGTTGAAAAAGATGGGGAGCCTGCCATTGTGTCCGTTTATGTGGATGGCGTGGAAGTGGGGCAGACTCCTTTTGTGGGAACAGTGCCCTTGTGTTCTAAAATTTCTGTAGGCGATTCTAGTCGTCAGGAAGTGTTGAGTATCCCTTTGGCATGGCATGAGACGATTGAGTATAAGCACGAAATGAAATCTGAACCCATTGTTTTAGTTTCTGCTCCAATTGAAGAAGACGATGTTGAAGAGGAATTGGTTCAAGT is part of the Fibrobacter sp. UWEL genome and encodes:
- a CDS encoding PEGA domain-containing protein: MNKFLFVLLVFLFPMVVSATHVAVLETVAAKESQVSVQECRYMTDELRNAALKVLPAEQNYTIMTRENISVMLPPGTKIEDCEGECLAETGRKIAADYVVQAHIAVFGGQLSLTAELYATASGKLVGSFTGRGDNVNALLQLIQEQSYEFFKKIKQNVSGFGGGFGFIQDYSAFAVDKKKSFVINVVTEPAGAALSIDGRPISKCTSTPCKIQVEEGEHRFLVVKDRYEDGGAAVIVSENDQKVILKLSPAFGFLKLDPAYPDLMGNDRELEMRVDDSIVSRNEMELGLGMHKVRIDHSCYDPMEFEAMIVKDQHYVFNGALTRGVSGLSLNVEKDGEPAIVSVYVDGVEVGQTPFVGTVPLCSKISVGDSSRQEVLSIPLAWHETIEYKHEMKSEPIVLVSAPIEEDDVEEELVQVKEEFKNASAEKESENPVPEQPQNSLGTWNFGVLAALSYNDLWGSFLGLDEIAGDYDGYSIKTSNAKDLMQNYWALGFNIGLSILFAPHPYWGGHVEVDGALRRGRGRTNMGVSLTWHDISLPEEYDDVKIDFFETQWNVDIPVLVRFTIPNLVYLEAGPMVSFCLHSNSEIDIESNWGDYTYKNKNFASATELGLMFALGVTKQVGMKTMDVSLRLMTGLTSLYDEDDSPKTFQMQFNVAFWLF